In Raphanus sativus cultivar WK10039 chromosome 5, ASM80110v3, whole genome shotgun sequence, the following proteins share a genomic window:
- the LOC108858137 gene encoding F-box protein At5g49610, translated as MVETRAQHRRRVTWDGVESDRGVFSDILSRLSVRSIRSVKTVNKYWYGSVRDKHFATMHLAQSRKKPTYIACPRVDNAMNLYLLKPGKFKFQHHATVDPPGRSADHHMHMIASFNGLVCCINQLSDEYEVDYQIWICNPSTEQTLLLPQGRPSFWTEPSIGVAYGPDISEYKIFRIFSDGEKNAGEGLLVECEVYSSITGAWRRSIGSVPHLPMYNYFIPHRSGHVFVGGKIYWLVSLEDPGLILSVDMEERFEVMELPHYPKGLREEDRITICTYLIDLGGSLSLVVLHGEYFDIWEWKEASWELEERDELPDMDYEIVSSVTSSEKEILFVTGSDLWTYHLNIRKWKRRDRPPTRSIYPATFPFTESLLPCNGGVRLEGR; from the coding sequence atggtagaGACGCGAGCTCAGCATCGCAGGCGAGTGACATGGGATGGAGTAGAATCTGACCGAGGTGTCTTTTCTGACATCTTATCTCGACTCTCAGTAAGGTCTATCCGTTCAGTGAAAACGGTTAACAAATACTGGTATGGCTCTGTTAGAGACAAACATTTTGCTACGATGCATCTAGCTCAATCGAGGAAGAAGCCCACATACATAGCTTGTCCTAGAGTAGACAACGCTATGAATCTGTATCTTTTGAAGCCGGGGAAGTTCAAATTTCAACACCATGCTACGGTTGATCCTCCGGGAAGAAGCGCTGATCACCACATGCACATGATCGCATCATTCAATGGACTAGTATGCTGCATCAACCAACTTTCTGATGAATATGAAGTAGATTATCAGATATGGATCTGCAATCCTTCTACTGAACAGACTCTGCTTCTTCCTCAAGGCAGACCATCGTTTTGGACTGAACCAAGTATCGGAGTTGCATATGGTCCTGACATTAGCGAGTACAAAATTTTCCGCATATTCTCTGATGGTGAGAAAAACGCTGGAGAAGGTTTGCTCGTAGAATGTGAGGTGTATTCTTCTATCACTGGTGCTTGGAGGAGGAGCATCGGCTCTGTGCCTCATCTTCcaatgtataattattttatccCACACAGATCCGGTCATGTCTTTGTAGGAGGAAAGATCTACTGGCTTGTTTCTTTGGAAGATCCTGGTTTAATCCTCAGTGTTGATATGGAAGAGAGATTCGAAGTTATGGAGCTGCCTCACTATCCAAAAGGATTGCGAGAAGAAGACAGGATAACAATTTGTACATATCTGATCGATCTGGGAGGATCGCTGTCACTTGTAGTTCTACATGGGGAGTACTTTGACATATGGGAGTGGAAAGAAGCTAGTTGGGAACTTGAAGAAAGAGATGAATTGCCAGATATGGACTATGAAATTGTATCATCCGTGACCTCATCAGAGAAGGAGATCCTGTTTGTGACTGGGTCGGACTTGTGGACTTATCATCTGAATATTAGAAAGTGGAAAAGAAGGGACAGGCCTCCTACTCGATCTATATATCCTGCTACGTTCCCCTTCACCGAA